One region of Pleuronectes platessa chromosome 18, fPlePla1.1, whole genome shotgun sequence genomic DNA includes:
- the rxrba gene encoding retinoic acid receptor RXR-beta-A isoform X1: protein MGDSRDSRSPDSSSVSSPPSGQRSPPLVPSAASMTSHPPTTTSGVNSPISSIGSPFSVISSSLGSPCLPGTPSVGYGPISSPQINSTVSMSGLHAVSSSDDVKPPLGLQPLSPQSPGPMLSQKRLCAICGDRSSGKHYGVYSCEGCKGFFKRTVRKDLTYTCRDSKDCMVDKRQRNRCQYCRYQKCLANGMKREAVQEERQRNREREGEVESTSAVNEEMPVEKILEAEVAVEQKTELHADGSSGGSSPNDPVTNICQAADKQLFTLVEWAKRIPHFSELQLDDQVILLRAGWNELLIASFSHRSISVKDGILLATGLHVHRSSAHSAGVGAIFDRAHNAEVGAIFDRVLTELVSKMRDMQMDKSELGCLRAIILFNPDAKGLSNPSEVELLRERVYASLESYCKQKYPDQQGRFAKLLLRLPALRSIGLKCLEHLFFFKLIGDTPIDTFLMEMLEAPHQLP from the exons ATGGGAGACAGCAGAG ATTCTCGTAGCCCGGACAGCTCATCTGTGTCCTCCCCTCCATCAGGACAACGCTCCCCTCCACTGGTTCCCTCCGCTGCTTCCATGACTTCCCatcctcccaccaccaccagtggAGTCAACAGCCCCATCAGTAGCATCGGCTCCCCCTTTTCTGTCATCAGCTCTTCACTGGGCTCACCCTGCCTCCCCGGCACACCGTCAGTGGGCTACGGCCCCATTAGCAGCCCGCAG ATCAACTCAACAGTGTCCATGTCGGGGCTCCATGCAGTGAGCAGCTCTGATGATGTGAAACCTCCACTGGGCTTGCAGCCGCTGTCACCCCAGAGCCCTGGGCCGATGCTTTCCCAGAAACGCCTTTGTGCCATCTGTGGAGACAGATCCTCTG GTAAGCACTATGGCGTCTACAGTTGTGAGGGCTGCAAAGGCTTCTTCAAGCGAACAGTGCGCAAAGATCTGACGTACACATGTCGGGACAGTAAAGACTGTATGGTGGATAAGAGACAGAGGAACCGCTGCCAGTACTGCCGCTACCAGAAGTGCCTGGCTAACGGCATGAAGAGAGAAG CTGTCCAAGAGGAGCGGCAGAGGAACAGGGAACGAGAGGGCGAGGTGGAGTCGACGAGTGCAGTGAATGAGGAGATGCCTGTGGAGAAGATTTTGGAGGCGGAGGTGGCTGTGGAGCAGAAGACCGAGCTTCATGCAGATGGCAGTTCAGGTGGCAGCTCT CCCAACGATCCTGTCACCAACATCTGTCAGGCAGCAGACAAGCAGCTCTTCACCCTGGTGGAGTGGGCCAAGAGGATCCCTCActtctctgagctgcagctggacgACCAGGTCATCCTGCTTCGTGCAG GCTGGAATGAACTCTTGATTGCATCGTTCTCCCATCGCTCCATCTCAGTGAAGGACGGAATCCTACTGGCCACCGGCCTTCACGTCCACAGGAGCAGTGCTCACAGTGCTGGTGTAGGAGCGATCTTTGACAG GGCGCACAATGCTGAGGTTGGGGCCATATTTGACAG GGTTTTGACAGAGCTTGTAAGTAAGATGAGAGACATGCAAATGGACAAGTCTGAGCTGGGTTGCCTTCGAGCCATCATCCTCTTCAACCCAG ATGCCAAGGGCTTGTCCAACCCCAGTGAGGTGGAGCTCCTGAGGGAGCGGGTGTACGCATCCCTCGAGTCTTACTGCAAACAGAAGTATCCCGATCAGCAGGGCAG GTTTGCAAaactcctcctccgcctcccagCACTGCGCTCCATTGGTCTGAAGTGCCTTGAGCACCTGTTCTTCTTTAAACTGATCGGTGACACGCCCATCGACACCTTCCTGATGGAGATGCTGGAGGCGCCTCACCAGCTCCCCTAG
- the rxrba gene encoding retinoic acid receptor RXR-beta-A isoform X2, which translates to MGDSRDSRSPDSSSVSSPPSGQRSPPLVPSAASMTSHPPTTTSGVNSPISSIGSPFSVISSSLGSPCLPGTPSVGYGPISSPQINSTVSMSGLHAVSSSDDVKPPLGLQPLSPQSPGPMLSQKRLCAICGDRSSGKHYGVYSCEGCKGFFKRTVRKDLTYTCRDSKDCMVDKRQRNRCQYCRYQKCLANGMKREAVQEERQRNREREGEVESTSAVNEEMPVEKILEAEVAVEQKTELHADGSSGGSSPNDPVTNICQAADKQLFTLVEWAKRIPHFSELQLDDQVILLRAGWNELLIASFSHRSISVKDGILLATGLHVHRSSAHSAGVGAIFDRVLTELVSKMRDMQMDKSELGCLRAIILFNPDAKGLSNPSEVELLRERVYASLESYCKQKYPDQQGRFAKLLLRLPALRSIGLKCLEHLFFFKLIGDTPIDTFLMEMLEAPHQLP; encoded by the exons ATGGGAGACAGCAGAG ATTCTCGTAGCCCGGACAGCTCATCTGTGTCCTCCCCTCCATCAGGACAACGCTCCCCTCCACTGGTTCCCTCCGCTGCTTCCATGACTTCCCatcctcccaccaccaccagtggAGTCAACAGCCCCATCAGTAGCATCGGCTCCCCCTTTTCTGTCATCAGCTCTTCACTGGGCTCACCCTGCCTCCCCGGCACACCGTCAGTGGGCTACGGCCCCATTAGCAGCCCGCAG ATCAACTCAACAGTGTCCATGTCGGGGCTCCATGCAGTGAGCAGCTCTGATGATGTGAAACCTCCACTGGGCTTGCAGCCGCTGTCACCCCAGAGCCCTGGGCCGATGCTTTCCCAGAAACGCCTTTGTGCCATCTGTGGAGACAGATCCTCTG GTAAGCACTATGGCGTCTACAGTTGTGAGGGCTGCAAAGGCTTCTTCAAGCGAACAGTGCGCAAAGATCTGACGTACACATGTCGGGACAGTAAAGACTGTATGGTGGATAAGAGACAGAGGAACCGCTGCCAGTACTGCCGCTACCAGAAGTGCCTGGCTAACGGCATGAAGAGAGAAG CTGTCCAAGAGGAGCGGCAGAGGAACAGGGAACGAGAGGGCGAGGTGGAGTCGACGAGTGCAGTGAATGAGGAGATGCCTGTGGAGAAGATTTTGGAGGCGGAGGTGGCTGTGGAGCAGAAGACCGAGCTTCATGCAGATGGCAGTTCAGGTGGCAGCTCT CCCAACGATCCTGTCACCAACATCTGTCAGGCAGCAGACAAGCAGCTCTTCACCCTGGTGGAGTGGGCCAAGAGGATCCCTCActtctctgagctgcagctggacgACCAGGTCATCCTGCTTCGTGCAG GCTGGAATGAACTCTTGATTGCATCGTTCTCCCATCGCTCCATCTCAGTGAAGGACGGAATCCTACTGGCCACCGGCCTTCACGTCCACAGGAGCAGTGCTCACAGTGCTGGTGTAGGAGCGATCTTTGACAG GGTTTTGACAGAGCTTGTAAGTAAGATGAGAGACATGCAAATGGACAAGTCTGAGCTGGGTTGCCTTCGAGCCATCATCCTCTTCAACCCAG ATGCCAAGGGCTTGTCCAACCCCAGTGAGGTGGAGCTCCTGAGGGAGCGGGTGTACGCATCCCTCGAGTCTTACTGCAAACAGAAGTATCCCGATCAGCAGGGCAG GTTTGCAAaactcctcctccgcctcccagCACTGCGCTCCATTGGTCTGAAGTGCCTTGAGCACCTGTTCTTCTTTAAACTGATCGGTGACACGCCCATCGACACCTTCCTGATGGAGATGCTGGAGGCGCCTCACCAGCTCCCCTAG
- the slc39a7 gene encoding zinc transporter Slc39a7: protein MKVIKNQTHFNVNRRNRCGTSLKTVYPTVEDEANSREISRSPVNATSPAQPPLASWCSAGSGTSRVSQPSRRSGTERPDSQRHQTHSGDNMGCLRLLALTLATSALLLLASRSTSAHSHGDHGHGHQHHGHAHGEDDHHGHSHGEQVKMFHGASKWSAQANVPEDGHGHDHAHGHDHDHGHDHGHDHGHAHGHDHGHDHGHAHHEEVVLVHKEQRVKREVDGEKRDTMELWTQAIGATLLISAAPFFILFLIPVQSNSDQHQNLLKVLLSFASGGLLGDAFLHLIPHALEPHSHHEDGEEDHGHSHASEESHDHGHSHGAAHDHMMSVGLWVLGGIIAFLVVEKFVRLLKGGNGHGHSHSHSPAAAKEKSSDGEEDKDEKKKRKGSEDKKVATKEEPSTDIKVSAYLNLAADFTHNFTDGLAIGASFLVSPAVGAVTTLTILLHEVPHEIGDFAILVQSGCTKKKAMCLQLLTALGALAGTACSLLAEGVGAAATAWILPFTAGGFVYIATVTVLPELLAGRSSFGQSLLEILALLFGVGMMVLIAEYE from the exons ATGAaagtcattaaaaaccaaacccaCTTTAATGTGAACAGGAGGAACCGGTGCGGGACCAGTTTGAAAACTGTGTATCCGACGGTCGAAGATGAAGCGAACTCTCGCGAGATTTCCCGCAGTCCTGTAAACGCCACGTCCCCTGCGCAGCCTCCATTAGCCTCCTGGTGCTCAGCGGGTTCCGGCACCTCACGGGTCTCACAGCCGAGCAGACGGAGCGGTACCGAGCGGCCCGACAGCCAGCGGCACCAGACACACTCTG GGGATAATATGGGCTGTCTACGTCTGCTGGCACTGACACTGGCCACATCAGCCTTACTACTGTTGGCCTCCCGTTCAACATCCGCTCACTCCCACGGTGACCACGGACATGGCCACCAACACCACGGCCACGCCCACGGAGAAGATGATCACCATGGGCACTCTCACGGCGAACAGGTGAAGATGTTCCACGGAGCAAGCAAGTGGAGCGCACAGGCTAACGTGCCCGAGGACGGCCATGGACATGACCACGCACACGGACATGACCACGACCACGGACACGACCACGGACATGACCACGGACACGCACACGGACACGACCATGGACACGACCATGGACACGCTCATCATGAAGAAGTGGTTCTTGTGCACAAGGAGCAGAGAGTGAAGCGTGAGGTCGACGGAGAGAAGAGGGACACGATGGAGCTCTGGACACAG GCTATCGGAGCCACCCTGCTGATCAGCGCGGCTCCTTTCTTCATCCTGTTCCTGATCCCAGTCCAGTCCAACAGCGACCAGCACCAGAACCTGCTCAAGGTGCTGCTCAGCTTTGCCTCCGGCGGACTACTGGGCGACGCCTTCCTTCACCTCATACCTCACGCTCTGG AGCCTCATTCTCATCATGAAGACGGAGAGGAAGATCACGGACACTCGCATGCAAGTGAAGAGTCACATGACCATGGTCACTCCCACG GAGCTGCGCACGACCACATGATGTCGGTGGGTTTGTGGGTCCTCGGTGGGATCATCGCCTTCCTGGTTGTAGAGAAATTTGTGCGTCTGCTGAAGGGAGGGAACGGCCACGGACATTCCCACAGCCACTCCCCTG ctgctgccaagGAAAAGAGCAGTGATGGAGAGGAAGACAaggacgagaagaagaagaggaaaggaagCGAAGACAAGAAGGTGGCGACGAAAGAGGAACCGAGCACAG ACATCAAAGTGTCGGCTTACCTGAACCTGGCAGCCGACTTCACACACAACTTTACAGACGGCCTGGCGATCGGAGCCTCATTCCTGGTGAGTCCAGCAGTGGGCGCTGTCACCACTCTCACCATCCTGCTGCACGAGGTCCCACATGAGATCGGGGACTTCGCCATCCTCGTCCAGTCTGGCTGCACCAAAAAGAAG GCCATGTGTCTACAGCTGTTGACGGCCTTGGGAGCCTTGGCCGGCACAGCTTGCTCCCTATTGGCCGAAGGCGTGGGCGCCGCAGCGACTGCCTGGATCCTTCCATTCACGGCCGGAGGGTTTGTTTACATCGCAACGGTGACGGTGCTCCCGGAGCTGCTGGCCGGCCGCTCCAGTTTCGGCCAATCACTGCTGGAGATCCTGGCGCTGCTGTTCGGAGTGGGCATGATGGTTCTGATCGCAGAGTACGAGTGA